The Streptomyces kanamyceticus genome window below encodes:
- a CDS encoding SLC13 family permease: protein MNAILALVAFIGVIIVWNVGFKRNIGEAMILGFLASAAFGGADAPRVAWECLVEGLKSEITFAALAFVFVSELLTRTGLVHRMIDILSSLLGRRKGGSAYAATVASGLFGAVAHNGAAIVATVGSLAIPWMKRSRASGETAALVLSGNAGVGATFPFSGAFFVLLAAPTVVPVLSSRDVVATLFVTGAWMVAMRLVIAYVIVRRRGVDAMAPGDIRPLRQSFGAGWTSLLVLAAVAVPVLLTTSPGRDWATDRLDGLDAADAVPLLVWLPVMMLIAGLLVERRALPGSAGDWWRTLGEIGPKLGLVGVTMVSAFAASEVLDRLGLGEQLAPYLDDLKGVPPWVAALVVGLVIVIVAGPLNTTSTLAAVGPVAFAALTASGIPAHVAFAAVIVWASSEGCSPPGAAPLYVAAGIADINPARIFVPVALYYLVPSYLFGVLIAVGALWIPG from the coding sequence GTGAACGCGATCCTCGCCCTGGTGGCGTTCATCGGGGTCATCATCGTGTGGAACGTGGGGTTCAAACGGAACATCGGCGAGGCCATGATCCTCGGGTTCCTCGCGAGCGCGGCGTTCGGGGGCGCGGACGCGCCACGGGTGGCGTGGGAATGCCTCGTCGAGGGACTCAAGTCGGAGATCACGTTCGCGGCCCTCGCCTTCGTCTTCGTCAGCGAACTCCTCACCCGCACCGGGCTCGTGCACCGGATGATCGACATCCTCAGCTCGCTGCTCGGCCGCCGCAAGGGCGGCTCCGCGTACGCCGCCACGGTCGCGTCCGGCCTGTTCGGCGCCGTCGCGCACAACGGCGCGGCGATCGTCGCCACCGTCGGCTCGCTGGCCATCCCGTGGATGAAGCGGTCGCGGGCCAGCGGCGAGACGGCGGCGCTCGTGCTCTCCGGCAACGCGGGGGTCGGCGCGACCTTCCCCTTCAGCGGCGCGTTCTTCGTGCTGCTCGCCGCGCCGACCGTGGTGCCGGTGCTCTCCTCGCGCGACGTGGTCGCCACCCTGTTCGTCACCGGGGCGTGGATGGTCGCGATGCGGCTCGTCATCGCGTACGTCATCGTCCGGCGGCGGGGCGTCGACGCCATGGCGCCCGGGGACATCCGGCCGCTGCGCCAGTCGTTCGGCGCGGGCTGGACCTCGCTCCTGGTCCTCGCCGCTGTCGCGGTGCCCGTCCTGCTCACGACGTCGCCGGGCCGCGACTGGGCGACGGACCGGCTCGACGGGCTCGACGCCGCCGACGCCGTGCCGCTCCTGGTGTGGCTGCCGGTGATGATGCTGATCGCCGGGCTCCTCGTGGAGCGGCGGGCGCTGCCGGGGAGCGCCGGTGACTGGTGGCGGACGCTGGGCGAGATCGGTCCGAAGCTGGGGCTCGTGGGTGTGACCATGGTGTCCGCGTTCGCGGCCTCCGAGGTCCTCGACCGGCTCGGCCTCGGCGAGCAACTCGCTCCCTACCTCGATGACTTGAAGGGTGTGCCTCCGTGGGTGGCCGCGCTCGTGGTGGGCCTGGTCATCGTCATCGTCGCGGGCCCCCTCAACACCACCTCCACACTCGCGGCCGTCGGCCCCGTCGCCTTCGCCGCGCTCACCGCCTCCGGGATCCCCGCACACGTGGCGTTCGCCGCGGTCATCGTGTGGGCCTCCTCCGAGGGCTGCTCACCACCGGGCGCCGCGCCCCTCTACGTGGCCGCGGGCATCGCCGACATCAACCCGGCGCGCATCTTCGTGCCGGTCGCCCTCTACTACCTGGTGCCGTCCTATCTGTTCGGCGTGCTGATCGCGGTGGGGGCGCTGTGGATTCCCGGCTGA
- a CDS encoding class II aldolase/adducin family protein translates to MTTPLAHPAGRAALVATARALADRSLVHGRTGNVSLRTGDGTILITPTGADLATVRPSDLSVIDAAGAHLEGPPPSKEAFLHAAVLRARPDARAVVHTHSPYAAAVSCLDGLDPDDALPPLTAYYAMRVGRLPLLPYFAPGDVRLAACAEEKAHAHAALLLRHHGPVVAAPGLDAALEAVEELEQTARIHLLLRGTDHSCLTERQRTALAPSHLPVSVRLFSALAIKKALDETLLEAFTSTTGIGVDGVYEPTNVLLDQIEAGARPDVLVGVTGALEKLAAAGVLDASSLRPLTRVGIGVAVPRGAPAVDVSTADALVRALTSARSVAYSRTGASGVAFAALLERLGIAEEVNSRATVVQKGFTALALTDGRADLAVQQLSELRFVPDAHIVGPLPGEVQHYTDLSVALGADAAHRPEPAALLRHLTAAPAQDAYRAAGLEEPHP, encoded by the coding sequence ATGACCACTCCCCTCGCGCACCCCGCCGGGCGCGCGGCGCTCGTCGCCACCGCCCGCGCGCTGGCCGACCGCTCGCTCGTGCACGGCCGCACCGGCAACGTCTCGCTGCGCACCGGCGACGGCACGATCCTCATCACCCCGACCGGCGCCGACCTCGCGACCGTGCGCCCCTCGGACCTGTCCGTCATCGACGCGGCAGGGGCCCACCTCGAAGGACCACCGCCGTCGAAGGAGGCGTTCCTGCACGCGGCGGTGTTGCGGGCCCGACCCGACGCCCGCGCCGTGGTCCACACGCACTCCCCGTACGCCGCCGCCGTGTCGTGCCTCGACGGCCTCGACCCGGACGACGCGCTGCCGCCGCTCACCGCGTACTACGCCATGCGCGTCGGGCGGCTCCCGCTGCTCCCCTACTTCGCGCCCGGCGACGTACGGCTCGCGGCGTGCGCCGAGGAGAAGGCCCATGCGCACGCGGCGCTGCTGTTGCGCCACCACGGGCCCGTCGTGGCGGCTCCCGGTCTGGACGCGGCGCTGGAGGCCGTCGAGGAGCTGGAGCAGACGGCACGGATCCACCTGTTGCTGCGCGGCACGGACCACTCCTGCCTGACCGAGCGGCAGCGCACCGCGCTGGCTCCTTCTCACCTCCCCGTCTCTGTACGTCTGTTCAGCGCCCTCGCCATCAAGAAGGCGCTGGACGAGACCCTCCTGGAGGCGTTCACCAGCACCACCGGCATCGGCGTCGACGGCGTCTACGAGCCCACCAACGTCCTGCTCGACCAGATCGAGGCCGGGGCCCGCCCCGATGTGCTGGTGGGTGTGACGGGCGCGCTGGAGAAACTGGCCGCCGCCGGGGTGCTCGACGCCTCGTCGCTGCGGCCGCTCACCCGGGTGGGGATCGGGGTCGCCGTGCCGCGAGGGGCGCCCGCCGTGGACGTCTCCACTGCCGACGCGCTCGTACGGGCGCTGACCTCCGCGCGTTCGGTGGCGTACTCCCGTACGGGGGCCAGCGGCGTCGCGTTCGCCGCGCTCCTGGAGCGGCTCGGCATCGCGGAGGAGGTCAACTCCCGTGCCACCGTGGTCCAGAAGGGGTTCACGGCCCTCGCCCTGACGGACGGGCGCGCGGATCTGGCCGTGCAGCAGCTCAGCGAGCTGCGCTTCGTGCCCGACGCGCACATCGTGGGGCCGCTGCCCGGCGAGGTCCAGCACTACACGGACCTGTCGGTCGCCCTCGGCGCGGACGCCGCGCACCGCCCCGAGCCCGCCGCGCTGCTGCGGCACCTCACGGCCGCGCCCGCACAGGACGCGTACCGTGCGGCCGGTCTGGAAGAGCCACACCCGTGA
- the otnK gene encoding 3-oxo-tetronate kinase, translated as MLGVIADDVTGASDVALALRESGLRTVLYFGVPGADVAPPGEPEAVVIALKSRMAPPASAVRESLAALRRLREHGVRQVYFKFCSTFDSTAQGNIGPVLDALAAALGAPTVLLTPSSPQHGRTQYEGQLFVNGVPLAESPMRDHPLTPMRDSSLPRLLRAQTARQVGLVRWDTVRGGIEALRAAIADAAGRGDRYLLADALTEDDLRTLGRVAADAPLTAGAAGLAGGLARAVADEAPDVDEDGDPLDDWPAAVLCGSCSARTLEQLDALRALGRPVHRLDPVADPDPAALAGRALDWYDALPPAAPLGAPVFHSSVPPAQLRSIQQVLGTDQAAAVLEEATGRIAAGLVARGVRRVIAAGGETSGAVVAALGVRGGWIGRAAAPGVPWIRPTSGTPAALLLKSGNFGGPDFLATASAPPRDHSTAPHGRHLGDRR; from the coding sequence GTGCTCGGAGTGATCGCCGACGATGTCACCGGTGCCAGCGACGTGGCCCTCGCGCTGCGCGAGAGCGGGCTGCGGACCGTCCTGTACTTCGGGGTGCCGGGCGCCGATGTGGCACCGCCCGGCGAACCCGAGGCGGTGGTCATCGCGCTCAAGAGCCGGATGGCGCCGCCCGCCAGCGCCGTGCGGGAGTCCCTCGCGGCCCTGCGCCGACTGCGCGAACACGGCGTACGGCAGGTCTACTTCAAGTTCTGCTCGACCTTCGACTCCACCGCCCAGGGGAACATCGGGCCGGTCCTCGACGCGCTCGCGGCTGCCCTGGGCGCGCCGACGGTGCTCCTGACGCCCAGTTCGCCACAGCACGGACGTACGCAGTACGAGGGTCAACTCTTCGTGAACGGCGTGCCCTTGGCGGAGTCTCCGATGCGGGACCACCCCCTGACGCCGATGCGGGACTCGTCACTGCCCCGGCTGCTGCGGGCCCAGACCGCACGGCAGGTCGGTCTGGTGCGGTGGGACACCGTACGCGGCGGCATCGAGGCCCTGCGTGCGGCGATCGCCGATGCCGCGGGGCGCGGGGACCGCTATCTGCTTGCCGACGCGCTGACCGAGGACGATCTGCGCACGCTCGGCCGGGTCGCCGCCGACGCGCCGCTGACGGCGGGGGCGGCCGGGCTCGCCGGAGGGCTCGCGCGCGCCGTCGCGGACGAGGCTCCGGACGTGGACGAGGACGGCGATCCGCTGGACGACTGGCCCGCGGCCGTCCTGTGCGGGAGTTGCTCGGCGCGCACCCTGGAGCAGCTCGACGCCCTGCGGGCCCTGGGACGTCCGGTGCACCGGCTCGATCCCGTCGCCGATCCCGACCCGGCGGCGCTGGCGGGGCGCGCCCTCGACTGGTACGACGCGCTGCCGCCTGCCGCGCCCCTGGGAGCGCCCGTCTTCCACTCCTCCGTGCCGCCCGCTCAACTGCGCTCCATTCAGCAGGTGTTGGGGACCGATCAGGCTGCTGCCGTGCTTGAGGAGGCGACCGGACGGATCGCCGCCGGGCTCGTGGCGCGCGGGGTGCGGCGCGTGATCGCGGCGGGCGGTGAGACGTCGGGCGCCGTGGTGGCCGCGCTCGGCGTCCGCGGCGGCTGGATCGGCAGGGCCGCCGCACCCGGCGTGCCCTGGATCCGCCCGACGTCCGGCACCCCGGCCGCCCTGCTGCTCAAGTCGGGGAACTTCGGCGGCCCCGACTTCCTCGCCACCGCTTCCGCGCCGCCCCGTGATCACTCCACCGCCCCGCACGGACGACACCTTGGAGACCGTCGATGA
- a CDS encoding hydroxypyruvate isomerase family protein: MPEGPLLAANLKWLFTELPFERRFDAAAEAGFAGVEYAAPYPYPAPRLRELLRAAGLRQVLINSPAGEPDAPDRSGLACHPGRTADFRAGIERGLEYATGLGAGLLHVLAGIVPPGVSTERAFATYVANLAWAADRAHGTGVRLVIEAQNERDAPGYLLRTQARATAVVEAVGTDRFGLLLDLYHAQVTEGDLVRTVRACLPYALHLQIADPPDRTEPGTGEVRWPRVFDALREGGYAGWLGCEYRPAHGTRAGLGWVAEVTA; this comes from the coding sequence GTGCCGGAAGGCCCCCTGCTCGCCGCCAACCTCAAGTGGCTCTTCACCGAGCTGCCCTTCGAGCGGCGTTTCGACGCCGCGGCCGAAGCGGGCTTCGCCGGGGTCGAGTACGCCGCCCCCTACCCGTATCCCGCCCCGCGCCTGCGCGAACTGCTGCGGGCCGCGGGGTTGCGGCAGGTGCTCATCAACTCCCCCGCCGGGGAGCCCGATGCGCCGGATCGTTCGGGGCTCGCCTGCCATCCGGGGCGTACCGCGGACTTCCGCGCGGGGATCGAGCGCGGCCTGGAGTACGCGACCGGGCTCGGCGCGGGACTGCTGCACGTCCTGGCGGGCATCGTGCCGCCTGGCGTGAGCACCGAGCGGGCCTTCGCCACCTACGTCGCCAACCTCGCCTGGGCCGCGGACCGCGCGCACGGCACCGGCGTACGGCTCGTCATCGAGGCGCAGAACGAGCGGGACGCGCCCGGTTACCTGCTGCGCACCCAGGCGCGGGCCACGGCCGTCGTCGAGGCCGTCGGCACCGACCGGTTCGGGCTGCTCCTCGACCTGTACCACGCCCAGGTCACCGAGGGAGATCTCGTCCGCACGGTGCGCGCCTGCCTGCCGTACGCGCTGCACCTCCAGATCGCCGACCCGCCCGACCGCACCGAGCCCGGCACCGGCGAGGTCCGCTGGCCGCGCGTCTTCGACGCGCTGCGCGAGGGCGGCTACGCGGGCTGGCTCGGCTGCGAGTACCGGCCCGCGCACGGCACGCGGGCCGGGCTCGGCTGGGTCGCGGAGGTGACGGCATGA
- a CDS encoding phosphoglycerate dehydrogenase, with protein MRADDARDDAPCVLVTTAYLQPGGEVDQLLRDAGFRTLFARPADRDGAGEQDGADVRSLRSAVARAAAVGIVAGTDPFTADVLAASPGLRVVGRCGAGYDNVDVAAAARLGIAVTHSPGANRIAVAEHVLGLLVGCARGIPQSVADVRAGGWSAPSGRELAGATLGVVGLGSIGRTVARLGLAIGMRVVGHDPLPDRAFLAETGVAALSLDGVLSEADFVTLHLALDASTRHLIDGAALRRMRPGAYLINTARGGVVDEQALADALAEGRLAGAALDVTEREPLPPDSPLRAFDNVLVTGHIAGATAEARSRSSLMAARQVLDVLAGRTPEHLVGPGAVASRAGVR; from the coding sequence GTGCGTGCCGACGATGCTCGTGACGACGCCCCGTGTGTGCTGGTGACCACGGCGTACCTCCAACCCGGCGGCGAGGTCGACCAGTTGCTGCGCGACGCCGGATTCCGCACCCTCTTCGCCAGGCCCGCCGACCGGGACGGGGCGGGCGAACAGGACGGGGCGGACGTGCGGTCCTTGCGCTCCGCCGTCGCCCGCGCGGCCGCCGTCGGCATCGTCGCGGGGACCGACCCGTTCACGGCCGACGTGCTGGCGGCGTCCCCCGGCTTGCGGGTCGTCGGCCGCTGCGGTGCCGGGTACGACAACGTCGACGTGGCCGCCGCCGCCCGGCTCGGCATCGCCGTGACCCACTCCCCCGGCGCCAACCGGATCGCGGTCGCCGAGCACGTGCTCGGCCTGCTCGTCGGCTGCGCGCGGGGCATCCCGCAGAGCGTCGCCGACGTACGGGCGGGCGGCTGGTCGGCGCCCAGCGGGCGGGAGTTGGCGGGTGCGACGCTCGGCGTCGTGGGGCTCGGCTCGATCGGGCGGACCGTGGCACGGCTCGGTCTCGCCATCGGCATGCGCGTGGTGGGCCACGACCCGCTCCCGGACCGCGCGTTCCTCGCGGAGACCGGTGTCGCCGCGCTGTCCCTGGACGGCGTGCTGAGCGAGGCCGACTTCGTGACGCTGCACCTCGCGCTCGACGCGTCGACCCGGCATCTGATCGACGGCGCCGCGCTGCGCCGGATGCGCCCCGGCGCGTATCTGATCAACACCGCGCGGGGCGGCGTCGTCGACGAACAGGCCCTCGCCGACGCGCTCGCCGAAGGGCGGCTCGCGGGCGCCGCCCTAGACGTGACCGAGCGGGAACCACTGCCGCCGGACTCCCCGCTACGGGCGTTCGACAACGTCCTGGTCACCGGGCACATCGCGGGCGCGACGGCCGAGGCCAGGTCGCGCTCCAGCCTGATGGCCGCCCGACAGGTGCTCGACGTGCTCGCGGGCCGGACCCCGGAACACCTCGTCGGTCCGGGGGCCGTCGCGTCGCGGGCGGGGGTGCGGTGA
- a CDS encoding GntR family transcriptional regulator, with protein sequence MATTRPSARQPLADKMYEVLLGQFMDGLWSPGQSLNIGALTRELNVSQTPLREALARLEHTGLVRREALKGYRVAPLFTERELIKLMDARLVLEPAMVHEAARRTTPEFLAELKASIDELKHCADAPRSASVRAYWAADERFHLRIAAQCDNPFLESAYRSLGGHVQRFRLFTELGASEAESPAREHTAVYEAMAAGDAEGAAKKMRRHIENAKARALTDRQAVDED encoded by the coding sequence ATGGCTACGACCCGCCCGTCCGCCCGGCAACCCCTGGCCGACAAGATGTACGAGGTGCTGCTCGGGCAGTTCATGGACGGACTCTGGTCACCCGGCCAGTCCCTCAACATCGGGGCCCTCACCCGCGAGCTGAACGTCAGTCAGACGCCGCTCCGCGAAGCCCTCGCGCGCCTCGAACACACGGGCCTGGTACGGCGCGAGGCGCTCAAGGGCTACCGCGTCGCACCGCTCTTCACCGAGCGCGAGCTGATCAAGCTGATGGACGCGCGGCTCGTCCTGGAACCGGCGATGGTCCACGAGGCCGCGCGCCGCACCACGCCGGAGTTCCTCGCCGAGCTCAAGGCGAGCATCGACGAGCTCAAGCACTGCGCGGACGCGCCGCGTTCGGCATCGGTGCGCGCCTACTGGGCCGCCGACGAGCGGTTCCACCTGCGCATCGCCGCGCAGTGCGACAACCCGTTCCTGGAGAGCGCCTACCGCTCGCTCGGCGGCCACGTGCAGCGCTTCCGGCTCTTCACGGAACTGGGCGCCTCGGAGGCCGAGTCACCGGCCAGGGAGCACACGGCCGTCTACGAGGCGATGGCGGCGGGCGACGCGGAAGGCGCGGCGAAGAAGATGCGTCGGCACATCGAGAACGCCAAGGCGCGGGCCCTCACCGACCGTCAAGCGGTGGACGAGGACTGA
- a CDS encoding DEAD/DEAH box helicase, which translates to MTDADRTSTTHGDATPALPPVASFADLELPAALLRTLGEQEVREPFPIQAATLPNALAGRDVLGRGRTGSGKTLAFGLALLARTAGRRAEPKQPLALILVPTRELAQQVTEALAPYAEALRLRLATVVGGMSIGRQAAQLREGAEVVVATPGRLHDLIDRKACRLARVRITVLDEADQMCDMGFLPQVTEALDQVPADGQRMLFSATLDQDVDGLVRRYLHDPVVHEVDPSAGAVTTMDHHVLVVHGPDRYAVITEIAARDGRVLLFLDTKHSVDQLTKHLRASGVDAAALHSGKSQPQRTRTLAQFKASKITVLVATNVAARGLHVDDLDLVVNVDPPTDPKDYLHRAGRTARAGESGRVVTLVLSGQRREVSRLMGEAGIEATVTKVRSGEAQLSRITGARKPSGVPLDGGPAAPKAKNHNAPFRGIGTSKDASRGTGGTGGKSRKSGEARKLAEARRAARVRREG; encoded by the coding sequence ATGACCGACGCGGACCGCACCAGCACCACGCACGGCGACGCCACCCCGGCGCTGCCCCCGGTCGCCTCCTTCGCCGACCTCGAACTGCCCGCCGCCCTGCTGCGCACGCTCGGCGAGCAGGAGGTGCGCGAGCCCTTCCCGATCCAGGCGGCGACGCTGCCGAACGCCCTCGCGGGCCGGGACGTCCTCGGCCGCGGGCGCACCGGGTCGGGCAAGACGCTCGCCTTCGGCCTGGCGCTCCTCGCCCGTACGGCGGGTCGCCGCGCGGAGCCGAAGCAGCCGCTCGCGCTGATCCTGGTGCCCACCCGGGAGCTGGCCCAGCAGGTCACCGAGGCGCTCGCCCCGTACGCGGAGGCGCTCCGGCTGCGTCTCGCCACGGTCGTCGGCGGCATGTCGATCGGTCGCCAGGCCGCCCAGCTGCGCGAAGGGGCCGAGGTCGTCGTGGCCACGCCCGGCCGGCTGCACGACCTCATCGACCGCAAGGCCTGCCGCCTCGCCCGGGTCCGGATCACCGTCCTGGACGAGGCCGACCAGATGTGCGACATGGGCTTCCTGCCGCAGGTCACCGAGGCGCTCGACCAGGTGCCCGCCGACGGCCAGCGGATGCTGTTCTCGGCGACCCTGGACCAGGACGTCGACGGCCTGGTCCGCCGCTACCTCCACGACCCGGTCGTCCACGAGGTCGACCCGTCCGCGGGCGCGGTCACGACGATGGACCACCACGTGCTGGTCGTGCACGGCCCCGACCGGTACGCCGTCATCACGGAGATCGCCGCCCGCGACGGCCGCGTCCTGCTGTTCCTGGACACCAAGCACTCCGTGGACCAGCTCACCAAGCATCTGCGGGCCAGCGGCGTGGACGCCGCCGCGCTGCACAGCGGCAAGTCCCAGCCGCAGCGCACCCGGACCCTCGCGCAGTTCAAGGCCAGCAAGATCACCGTCCTGGTCGCGACCAACGTCGCGGCCCGCGGCCTGCACGTCGACGACCTCGATCTGGTGGTCAACGTCGACCCGCCGACCGACCCCAAGGACTATCTGCACCGCGCGGGCCGCACCGCCCGTGCCGGTGAGTCGGGCCGCGTCGTGACGCTGGTGCTCTCGGGCCAGCGCCGCGAGGTGAGCCGTCTGATGGGTGAGGCGGGCATTGAGGCGACGGTCACCAAGGTGCGTTCGGGCGAGGCGCAGCTGAGCCGGATCACCGGGGCGAGGAAGCCGTCCGGTGTCCCGCTCGACGGCGGGCCCGCCGCGCCGAAGGCCAAGAACCACAACGCGCCCTTCCGCGGCATCGGTACCAGCAAGGACGCCTCGCGCGGCACGGGTGGCACCGGTGGCAAGTCCCGCAAGTCGGGTGAGGCCCGCAAGCTCGCCGAGGCGCGCAGGGCGGCCCGGGTGCGCCGCGAAGGCTGA
- a CDS encoding tellurite resistance TerB family protein, with protein sequence MAMWDKLKDQAKGLQSQGGRSSGGHGTRGSGSGGGSKAQLVGMLKSQLTSLKTELKSGSYRDASMAMCALVAAADGSVDPAERQHVESLIVQNDVLQNFPPEQLRQRFNKHVDQLAANFQHGKTEAMQEIAKAAKKPTEAKAVVQTGFVVAGADGYIAPAEEQVLREACAALNVSPQEFGL encoded by the coding sequence ATGGCGATGTGGGACAAGCTCAAGGACCAGGCCAAGGGTCTGCAGTCGCAGGGAGGACGGAGCTCCGGCGGGCACGGGACGCGCGGTTCGGGGTCCGGCGGTGGATCGAAGGCCCAGCTCGTGGGCATGCTCAAGTCCCAGCTCACCTCCCTCAAGACGGAGCTCAAGAGCGGTTCCTACCGCGACGCGAGCATGGCCATGTGTGCCCTGGTCGCGGCCGCCGACGGATCGGTGGACCCGGCCGAGCGTCAGCACGTGGAATCCCTGATCGTGCAGAACGACGTCCTGCAGAACTTCCCGCCCGAGCAGCTGCGGCAGCGGTTCAACAAGCACGTCGACCAGTTGGCGGCCAACTTCCAGCACGGCAAGACGGAGGCCATGCAGGAGATCGCCAAGGCCGCGAAGAAGCCGACGGAGGCCAAGGCGGTCGTCCAGACCGGCTTCGTCGTCGCGGGCGCCGACGGGTACATCGCCCCGGCCGAGGAGCAGGTCCTGCGTGAGGCGTGCGCCGCGCTCAACGTCTCCCCGCAGGAGTTCGGTCTCTGA
- the cpt gene encoding chloramphenicol phosphotransferase CPT — protein sequence MIILNGGSSSGKTGIVRCLQDVLPDPWLAFGIDSLIEAMPAKTQTSDDGIGFDADGGVNIGADFRALEAAWMAGVVAMARSGARVIVDDVFLGGAASQQRWQWAVGEVNALWVGVRCDSEVAAAREVARGDRAKGMAASQARVAHDGVSYDLEVDTTHTESLTCARTIAARVNSAQELRVG from the coding sequence ATGATCATTCTCAACGGCGGTTCCAGCTCGGGGAAGACCGGGATCGTGCGCTGCCTTCAGGACGTACTCCCGGATCCGTGGCTGGCGTTCGGGATCGACTCGCTCATCGAAGCGATGCCCGCGAAGACGCAGACGTCGGACGACGGAATCGGGTTCGACGCGGACGGCGGGGTGAACATCGGGGCGGACTTCCGCGCGCTGGAGGCGGCCTGGATGGCGGGCGTCGTGGCGATGGCCAGGTCCGGCGCGCGGGTCATCGTCGACGACGTCTTCCTCGGCGGTGCGGCGAGCCAGCAGCGGTGGCAGTGGGCCGTCGGCGAGGTGAACGCGCTGTGGGTCGGCGTCAGATGCGACAGCGAGGTCGCCGCGGCCCGTGAGGTCGCGCGGGGCGACCGCGCCAAGGGAATGGCCGCGTCCCAGGCGCGCGTGGCGCACGACGGCGTGAGTTACGACTTGGAGGTGGACACGACGCACACCGAGTCCCTGACCTGCGCTCGGACGATTGCCGCGCGGGTGAACTCCGCCCAGGAACTTCGCGTCGGGTAA
- the cobF gene encoding precorrin-6A synthase (deacetylating) produces the protein MTTEQRRILVIGIGAGDPDHLTLGAVKAIRRADVFFVVGKGQDKSALTDLRHRMLEEHAQAPYRVVEVRDPSRDRRPMDRSDYASAVQDWRTRRGDIFERLMREEMSAGETGAFLVWGDPSLYDSTLGILNDIEERGSVSATVEVIPGITSVSTLAARHRIPVNQVGRPLHITPARRLGDVGQNDDGDIVVMLDAHESFTQVEGDDVWIYWGAYLGTPDELLVAGPLGEVADRIRHLRAEARARHGWIMDTYLLRIAKSPDE, from the coding sequence ATGACCACAGAACAACGCCGGATCCTCGTCATAGGCATCGGCGCGGGCGACCCCGACCATCTGACCCTGGGCGCGGTGAAGGCGATCCGCCGGGCCGACGTCTTCTTCGTCGTCGGCAAGGGACAGGACAAGTCGGCCCTGACGGACCTGCGCCACCGCATGCTGGAAGAACACGCGCAGGCCCCCTACCGGGTCGTGGAAGTGCGGGACCCGAGCCGGGACCGGCGCCCCATGGACCGCTCGGACTACGCGAGCGCCGTGCAGGACTGGCGAACCCGGCGCGGGGACATCTTCGAGCGGCTGATGCGCGAGGAGATGAGCGCGGGGGAGACCGGCGCGTTCCTCGTATGGGGCGACCCGTCCCTGTACGACAGCACGCTGGGGATCCTCAACGACATCGAGGAACGGGGTTCGGTGTCCGCGACCGTCGAGGTCATTCCCGGCATCACCAGCGTGTCGACGCTCGCCGCCCGGCACCGGATCCCGGTGAACCAGGTGGGCCGTCCGCTGCACATCACCCCGGCCCGCCGCCTCGGGGACGTGGGCCAGAACGACGACGGCGACATCGTCGTCATGCTGGACGCGCACGAGTCGTTCACCCAGGTGGAGGGGGACGACGTCTGGATCTACTGGGGTGCCTACCTCGGCACGCCCGACGAACTTCTCGTCGCGGGCCCGCTAGGGGAAGTGGCCGACCGCATCCGGCACTTGCGGGCCGAGGCGCGTGCCCGGCACGGCTGGATCATGGACACGTATCTGCTGCGCATCGCGAAGTCACCGGACGAATGA